CGCAATCAACCGAGGAACGAACCTGACATTTTCCATCCGGCGCCTGATGAATACACGTCGCACATACATTGTTACGCAATGCAAACACATACGGTTCGACATGGTCGCTCTTGATTGAAAGTACGGTTTGAACAATTTGAGGAAAGTGAGATTTCAAAGCACACTCTTCGCGGTCATTGAGTCGGCAATTTCCTGTGCCGTCGCCGTCAATGCACTTTGCACAAATTTTTTGTTGGACTGCTTGCCAGTAAAGTTCGAGGTTCATGATGATTCACCATTCATTAATTTTGATTGAAGAACACTTCGTTGATTTAAATTCTAATCTCGAAATTATAAATGCCAAACAAATCCGAAATTATAAATTCTAAATAGAAGCACGGAATGTTTTGAATTTTGTATTTCAAAGTAATGATTTGTTTAGAATTTAGAGATTAGAATTTTGGATTTTCTTTCTATACCATTTCAAATCCTTCGCGGACATGGTCAAGCACTTCAAATTTTGTTTTGATGAGCGCTTTCGTTTCCATAAGCAAACTGATGGAGCGTTGCCGTTGAATGATAAGTTCGTTGAGAATAACTTTCACATCAGGATAATCACATTGGTCGCGAAGCGCACCATACTGAAGAATTGCATCTTTCTCCCGTTGCGTTGCCGCTTCGATTGCGGTGCAAAACTCTTTGCAGTTATGTGCGCATTGTATTGGATGATTCATGTTCTTTTCTCCTACACTAACGGTGTCGCCGCTTCAATTATTAATTCTTCTCCTTTTTCGAGCGCTGCCTGATTCATTGGTAACATGTGGTGATACCGTTCCGGCAATACATCAGCCAATGCCTTCATAACAGAATGAACGGAAACAACTTCGCACACGCTGAGGAACGCACCAAGCATCACCATGTTTCGCACGCGAACGTTGCCGAGTTTCAATGCTTCAAACTCTGCGGCGACGGGAACAACTGTTATATCTGTTCTTGATGGAGGGATGAGAATGTTTCCGCTATCATAAATCAACACACCATTCGGCTTCACCGCTTTCTCAAATTTATCGAGCGATGGCTGATTGAGTGCAACTACGGCATCGAACTTTGCTATGATGGGTGAACTAATCGGTTTGTTCGAGACGATGACAATGCAATTAGCAGTTCCGCCCCGCATTTCCGGTCCGTACGATGGCATCCATGAAACTTCTTTCTCTTCTAACAAAGAAGCATACGCAAGTGTTTGTCCCATTGAGAGAACACCCTGACCGCCAAAACCGGCAAATAATATTTCGTGTGTCATATAATCAATTCAAAATGAAAAATTAAAAAGTAAAAAATGTTCTTGTGTCAGTTCGTGCTTCGCGGCTGAATCAATTTTCCATCAACCTTCAAATCGCCGATGGGATACACCGGGAACATGTTCGATTCCATCCACTTGTTTGATTCGAGCGGTGTCATCTTCCATCCCGACGGACAATTCGAGACGACTTCAATCAAACAGTATCCTTTCTTTTCTTTCTGCGCTTGAAATGCTTTCAACACTGCTTTTTTAAACGAGCGAACACCGTTCGGCGTATGCACCGCTTGACGCGTAACGTAGTATGTACCGGGAAGCATCGCAAGAAGTTCAGTTATCTTGAACGGGAACCCTTGTGTATCTGTCTCTCGTCCTTCAGGAGTTGTACTTGTTTTCATTCCGAGGATTGTAGTCGGCGCCATTTGCCCGCCGGTCATTCCGTAAATCGCATTGTTGATGAAGAGTACGAGAATGTTCTCTCCACGATTTGCCGCGTGAATTGTCTCTGCTGTTCCGATTGCCGCAAGGTCTCCATCGCCTTGATATGAATAAACATATTTCTCAGGCAACACTCGCTTGATTCCTGTTGCGACTGCGGCGGCGCGTCCGTGTGCGGCTTCCTGCATATCAACATTCATATAATGATATGCGAAGACCGAACATCCGACCGGCGCAACACCAATCGTTTCGCTTTGAATGTCGAGTTCCTGTACAACTTCCATGAGGATTTTATGCACAACTCCATGCCCGCATCCGGGACAATAGTGCATCTTCGTGTCTGTTAACGTGCCGGGTTTTTCCCATACACATTCAAGTCCATCTACCGGGATTTCCTGATAGTTCATCGTGCTTCTGCTCCTTCTCTTATGATTGCGGATTGCGAATTGTGAATTTCGGATTGTTGATGAAATGCTGAAACTCGCTTTCCGTACGTAATTACCTTTTCCAGAATTTCTTCTGCCGTCGGAATGATTCCGCCCATGCGTCCGTAAAATTCAACCGGAGTTTTTCCGTTGACCGC
This region of Ignavibacteriota bacterium genomic DNA includes:
- a CDS encoding 2-oxoglutarate oxidoreductase encodes the protein MNYQEIPVDGLECVWEKPGTLTDTKMHYCPGCGHGVVHKILMEVVQELDIQSETIGVAPVGCSVFAYHYMNVDMQEAAHGRAAAVATGIKRVLPEKYVYSYQGDGDLAAIGTAETIHAANRGENILVLFINNAIYGMTGGQMAPTTILGMKTSTTPEGRETDTQGFPFKITELLAMLPGTYYVTRQAVHTPNGVRSFKKAVLKAFQAQKEKKGYCLIEVVSNCPSGWKMTPLESNKWMESNMFPVYPIGDLKVDGKLIQPRSTN
- a CDS encoding 2-oxoacid:acceptor oxidoreductase family protein, coding for MTHEILFAGFGGQGVLSMGQTLAYASLLEEKEVSWMPSYGPEMRGGTANCIVIVSNKPISSPIIAKFDAVVALNQPSLDKFEKAVKPNGVLIYDSGNILIPPSRTDITVVPVAAEFEALKLGNVRVRNMVMLGAFLSVCEVVSVHSVMKALADVLPERYHHMLPMNQAALEKGEELIIEAATPLV